In Nocardia higoensis, one genomic interval encodes:
- a CDS encoding MFS transporter has translation MPTDVTPVLGLRENAAQFALLVAVNALVGGMVGQQQTVLPLLAESEFGLTGYTFIFTYVAAFGITKAIANYFAGTFSDRYGRKPVLLVGWLFAVPVPLMLIVAPNWGWVVAANVLLGINQGLTWSTTVVMKIDLVGPTRRGLAMGLNEAAGYGAVAISSLLAGYLAEHFGLRPAPFLLGLAYTALALAISGVFIRETRAHAHLEATGHTRRADGLHDHLHADLSDRQIAVATSLTEPALSSASHAGLVNNLNFGLSWGLFPLLFATADLGVGQIGLLFALYPGVWGAGQLITGALSDRWGRKYLIVAGMTIQATALAVIAASNGFTGWAIGAIALGAGTAMVYPTLLAVIGDVAHPLWRGRAVGVYRVWRDLGYAVGAILGGIVADLLGLHAAVWAAAVVSAVSALAVGIRMYETHPPAHR, from the coding sequence ATGCCGACCGACGTCACCCCGGTCCTGGGACTGCGGGAGAACGCCGCGCAGTTCGCTCTTCTGGTCGCCGTCAACGCCCTGGTCGGTGGGATGGTCGGTCAGCAGCAGACCGTGCTGCCATTGCTGGCGGAGTCCGAGTTCGGGCTCACCGGCTACACCTTCATCTTCACCTACGTCGCCGCCTTCGGGATCACCAAGGCGATCGCCAACTACTTCGCCGGGACCTTCTCCGACCGCTACGGCCGCAAACCGGTCCTGCTGGTGGGCTGGCTGTTCGCGGTTCCGGTGCCACTGATGCTCATCGTCGCGCCGAACTGGGGCTGGGTCGTGGCGGCCAACGTGCTGCTCGGCATCAACCAGGGCCTGACCTGGTCGACCACTGTCGTGATGAAGATCGACCTCGTCGGCCCCACCCGGCGCGGGCTGGCCATGGGCCTCAACGAGGCCGCGGGCTACGGCGCGGTGGCGATCAGCTCGCTGCTGGCGGGCTACCTCGCCGAGCACTTCGGCCTGCGCCCCGCGCCGTTTCTGCTCGGCCTCGCCTACACCGCGCTGGCCCTGGCGATCTCGGGAGTCTTCATCCGCGAAACCCGCGCCCACGCCCACCTGGAAGCCACCGGGCACACCCGTCGCGCCGACGGTCTGCACGACCATCTGCACGCGGATCTCAGCGACCGCCAGATCGCCGTGGCGACCAGCCTGACCGAACCGGCCCTGTCCTCGGCCAGCCATGCCGGACTGGTCAACAACCTCAACTTCGGCCTGTCCTGGGGTCTGTTCCCGCTGCTGTTCGCCACCGCCGACCTCGGCGTCGGCCAGATCGGACTGCTGTTCGCCCTGTACCCCGGCGTCTGGGGCGCCGGGCAGCTGATCACGGGGGCGCTCTCGGACCGGTGGGGACGCAAATACCTCATCGTCGCGGGCATGACCATCCAGGCCACCGCCCTGGCCGTGATCGCCGCCTCGAACGGGTTCACCGGATGGGCGATCGGCGCGATCGCACTGGGTGCCGGAACGGCGATGGTCTATCCGACCCTGCTCGCGGTGATCGGTGATGTCGCCCACCCGCTCTGGCGCGGCCGCGCGGTCGGGGTCTACCGCGTCTGGCGCGACCTCGGCTACGCCGTCGGCGCGATTCTCGGCGGCATCGTCGCCGACCTGCTCGGTTTGCACGCCGCGGTGTGGGCCGCCGCGGTGGTCAGCGCGGTCTCCGCGCTCGCTGTCGGCATCCGCATGTACGAAACACATCCGCCCGCACACCGATAG
- a CDS encoding MFS transporter, giving the protein MARFVRRGDARLFLSDGELDVPPNAAATSFDSALPDVAGIQRRTLRVLVAAQILSGAGLAAGVTVGALLAQDMLGSTGLAGLPSALFTAGSAAAAIAVGRVSQARGRRPGLAAGYLTGAIGSVAVIVAAVLDNPALLFAALFVYGAGTATNLQARYAGADLAVASHRGRAVSTVLVATTLGGVVGPNLAAPAGELARVLGVPYLAGPFILAAVAYALAAVVLAVWLRPDPLELARTLGGEDARSVDPRTELDTEPAGEDHRGGVAAGGFVMAVAQLVMVAIMTMTPVHMLAHGHGTAAAGVVIAIHVGAMYLPSPVTGWLVDRLGPLPVAGASGVTLLAAGLLAASAPADSVPLLAVALALLGLGWNLGLVAGTAVITDTVPLATRARTQGAVDVSIAIAGATGGMGSGLMVAATSYPMLALAGGVLALVVVPAAALSGRRKP; this is encoded by the coding sequence ATGGCGCGATTCGTGAGGCGCGGCGACGCGCGCTTGTTCCTGTCGGATGGAGAGCTCGACGTGCCACCCAATGCCGCTGCCACCAGCTTCGACTCCGCGCTGCCCGATGTCGCCGGGATACAGCGGCGCACCCTGCGGGTGCTGGTGGCTGCCCAGATTCTCAGCGGCGCGGGTCTGGCCGCGGGAGTCACGGTGGGCGCACTGCTCGCTCAGGACATGCTCGGCTCGACCGGGCTGGCCGGTCTGCCGAGTGCGTTGTTCACCGCCGGGTCCGCGGCCGCGGCGATCGCGGTGGGCCGGGTGTCGCAGGCGCGTGGGCGCAGGCCGGGGCTTGCCGCCGGGTATCTCACCGGCGCGATCGGCAGTGTCGCTGTGATCGTCGCCGCGGTGCTGGACAATCCGGCGCTGTTGTTCGCGGCGTTGTTCGTCTACGGCGCGGGCACGGCGACCAACCTGCAAGCCCGTTACGCCGGAGCCGATCTGGCCGTCGCGTCGCATCGTGGTCGGGCGGTGTCGACGGTGCTGGTGGCGACGACCCTCGGCGGCGTGGTCGGCCCCAACCTCGCCGCACCGGCCGGTGAGCTGGCCCGGGTACTGGGAGTCCCCTATCTGGCCGGGCCGTTCATCCTCGCCGCCGTCGCCTATGCCCTGGCGGCAGTCGTGCTCGCGGTGTGGTTGCGGCCGGACCCGCTCGAGCTGGCACGAACCCTCGGCGGCGAGGACGCGCGATCGGTGGATCCGCGGACCGAACTCGACACCGAGCCTGCGGGCGAAGATCACCGCGGCGGGGTCGCCGCGGGTGGCTTCGTGATGGCGGTGGCCCAGTTGGTGATGGTCGCGATCATGACCATGACACCCGTCCACATGCTCGCCCACGGACACGGCACGGCGGCGGCCGGTGTTGTGATCGCGATTCATGTCGGGGCCATGTATCTGCCTTCCCCGGTGACGGGTTGGCTGGTCGATCGCCTCGGCCCGTTGCCGGTCGCGGGCGCCTCGGGGGTCACGCTGCTGGCAGCCGGTCTGCTGGCTGCCTCGGCGCCCGCCGATTCGGTGCCGCTGCTCGCGGTGGCGCTGGCGTTGCTCGGGCTGGGATGGAACCTGGGTCTGGTGGCGGGCACGGCGGTGATCACCGATACGGTGCCTTTGGCCACCCGCGCCAGAACCCAAGGCGCGGTGGATGTTTCCATCGCGATCGCCGGTGCGACCGGCGGAATGGGGTCGGGCTTGATGGTCGCCGCGACGAGCTATCCGATGCTGGCGCTGGCCGGCGGTGTGCTCGCGCTGGTCGTCGTCCCCGCCGCGGCGCTGTCCGGCCGCCGAAAGCCCTGA